A stretch of the Synergistota bacterium genome encodes the following:
- a CDS encoding HD-GYP domain-containing protein yields MKVRIKKSILDLQPGDVIGVDVFAPGKARVLLVPKGWKIESEEECENLKVKLAKFGIEDVVIESAELEEGIPSIANIREKALSLFPVISEEARSRALDAVKRVAILGRIDMREIEEAVDRIVDEVVEKREVVFSLYALRNYDDYTFVHSVNVAMLTALFGLDFNYSRDEIRVLTKGAILHDLGKLKISNSIINKPGPLTPEEFVEIKKHPIYGVEMTLSSGETNEDILSIIAQHHEWFSGKGYPRGLTGEKISFMARIVSVIDVFDALTTDRAYKPKMLSYEAVSKMLHEGAAHFDPRILSKFITRFGIYPLGSLVKLSDGRIGVVSKINPISPIRPVVKILYDEFGLERSEPDEVDLFTSDVFITEVLDDLSKSLLYK; encoded by the coding sequence TTGAAAGTTAGGATTAAAAAAAGCATTTTGGATTTGCAACCTGGAGATGTAATAGGTGTAGATGTTTTTGCTCCGGGAAAGGCTAGGGTATTACTTGTGCCTAAAGGATGGAAGATTGAGAGTGAGGAAGAGTGTGAAAATTTAAAAGTTAAACTCGCAAAATTTGGTATTGAAGATGTAGTAATTGAATCTGCTGAGTTAGAGGAAGGGATTCCATCAATAGCTAACATTAGAGAAAAAGCTCTCTCTCTTTTTCCTGTGATAAGCGAAGAGGCTAGAAGTAGAGCTTTGGATGCTGTTAAGAGGGTTGCTATTCTTGGAAGGATTGATATGAGAGAAATAGAGGAAGCTGTCGATAGAATAGTGGATGAAGTAGTGGAGAAGAGAGAGGTTGTTTTTAGTCTTTATGCTCTTAGAAATTATGATGATTATACCTTTGTTCACTCAGTTAATGTGGCCATGCTTACTGCCTTATTTGGTTTAGATTTTAACTATAGTAGGGATGAGATCAGGGTTCTTACAAAGGGTGCTATACTTCACGATTTAGGTAAGCTTAAGATATCCAATAGCATTATTAATAAACCTGGTCCCCTAACTCCTGAGGAGTTTGTAGAAATAAAGAAACATCCTATATACGGTGTAGAGATGACTTTATCTTCAGGTGAGACGAACGAAGATATACTTTCTATAATAGCTCAGCATCATGAGTGGTTTTCAGGAAAGGGTTATCCTCGTGGTTTAACCGGTGAGAAAATAAGTTTTATGGCTCGTATTGTTTCTGTAATCGATGTATTTGATGCTTTGACTACTGATAGGGCTTACAAACCTAAAATGCTTTCCTATGAAGCTGTGAGCAAGATGCTTCATGAGGGAGCTGCTCACTTTGATCCTAGGATATTAAGTAAATTTATAACAAGGTTCGGGATATATCCTTTAGGAAGTCTCGTTAAGTTAAGTGATGGGAGAATAGGAGTTGTTAGTAAGATTAATCCCATTTCTCCAATTCGCCCCGTAGTAAAGATTTTATATGACGAGTTTGGTTTAGAGAGAAGTGAACCTGATGAAGTAGATCTCTTTACCTCGGATGTTTTCATAACTGAGGTTCTTGATGACCTTTCCAAAAGCTTACTCTATAAGTAA
- the rnr gene encoding ribonuclease R has translation MRDIILNALIKASKPLRPEDLTESKANLKEIKKIIEDLEKEGKVFIDSRGRAILASKLKLLAGRIKVHPRGFAFFKTDSGEEIFIPPSALNGAMNGDKVFIKVRQEKKRGKYGEVVKVIERTKTKLIGRLQIYPAFALLIPDDPSIRDPVLIPKKNLLEGAQDGDKAIVEIVSFPMGSQGIIGKVTKVLGKVGETETEVLSILLSYDIPLEFPEEVEEESKLLKEKIPQEEIRKRLDLRDKIIVTIDGEDARDFDDAISIEIGDDGNYILGVHIADVGYYVKEGSELDKEAFKRGCSVYITDRAIPMLPFKLSNQLCSLVEGEDRLTFSVIIKIDRYGEVINYDIRKSIIKSKARLTYEGVNAFFDGKEIEPYKSLKKELYLMKELALILRNKRISRGALDFNFKETKVILAENGKVKDILSYERGIGEKIIEEFMIVANECIAEFAFYRSLPFIYRIHENPDPEKIRELSDILKLFGYSLKIKGEIKPKHLQNLLKEIKDKPEEKIISTLLLRSLARARYDVENLGHFGLASRCYTHFTSPIRRYPDLAIHRVLAEFLEEGYISPQREKRLSAWLIEAAINSTRRELIADEVEEEEKKFRKCLYMKERLGEIFEGIISGVIPQGIFVELDNGVEGFVPLELMPKDRYIVSEENFMVIGAKAKRVYRIGDKVKVQVIKSDPLTRKIDFLLIE, from the coding sequence ATGCGTGACATAATTTTAAATGCGTTAATTAAAGCATCTAAACCTTTACGACCGGAAGACTTGACCGAAAGTAAAGCTAATTTAAAGGAAATAAAGAAAATAATTGAGGATCTTGAAAAAGAAGGAAAGGTTTTTATTGACTCAAGAGGAAGGGCTATTTTAGCTTCGAAACTCAAGCTACTTGCAGGAAGAATAAAGGTTCATCCAAGAGGATTCGCATTTTTTAAGACAGATAGTGGAGAGGAAATATTTATCCCTCCAAGCGCATTAAACGGAGCAATGAACGGAGATAAAGTTTTTATAAAAGTAAGGCAGGAAAAGAAAAGAGGTAAATACGGAGAAGTCGTTAAGGTTATAGAACGTACAAAAACAAAACTCATAGGAAGGCTTCAAATCTATCCAGCTTTTGCCCTACTTATTCCTGATGATCCTTCCATCAGGGATCCTGTGCTTATACCTAAGAAAAACCTATTAGAAGGAGCTCAAGACGGGGATAAGGCCATAGTAGAAATCGTATCATTCCCTATGGGAAGCCAAGGAATTATAGGAAAGGTAACCAAAGTTCTTGGAAAAGTAGGAGAGACAGAAACTGAAGTACTAAGTATACTTCTATCCTATGATATTCCGCTTGAGTTTCCAGAAGAGGTAGAGGAAGAAAGCAAACTTCTGAAAGAAAAAATACCACAGGAAGAAATAAGAAAAAGGCTTGATCTAAGAGATAAAATAATAGTAACAATAGATGGGGAAGATGCAAGAGACTTTGACGATGCCATTTCTATAGAGATAGGAGATGACGGAAACTATATACTTGGTGTCCATATAGCAGACGTTGGATATTACGTTAAGGAAGGTAGCGAACTCGATAAAGAAGCTTTTAAAAGAGGTTGCAGCGTATATATAACTGATAGGGCAATTCCCATGCTCCCATTTAAGCTATCAAACCAGCTTTGCAGCCTTGTAGAAGGAGAAGACCGGTTAACCTTCAGCGTTATTATAAAGATAGATAGATATGGAGAAGTTATTAACTATGATATCAGAAAGAGTATAATAAAATCTAAAGCCCGATTAACCTACGAGGGAGTTAATGCTTTCTTTGATGGAAAGGAGATAGAACCTTATAAAAGCTTAAAAAAAGAACTATATCTAATGAAAGAGCTTGCCCTTATACTAAGAAACAAGAGAATCTCAAGAGGAGCTCTTGACTTCAACTTTAAGGAAACAAAAGTTATATTAGCTGAAAATGGAAAGGTAAAAGATATCTTAAGCTATGAAAGAGGCATAGGCGAAAAAATAATAGAGGAGTTTATGATAGTAGCAAACGAATGTATAGCTGAGTTTGCCTTTTATAGATCTCTACCTTTTATATATAGAATCCATGAAAATCCAGACCCTGAAAAAATAAGGGAACTATCAGATATTCTCAAACTTTTCGGCTATTCTTTAAAAATAAAGGGAGAAATAAAACCAAAACATCTTCAAAACCTTCTAAAGGAAATAAAAGATAAACCTGAAGAAAAGATAATCTCTACCCTACTTTTAAGATCCTTAGCTAGAGCAAGATACGATGTGGAAAACCTTGGACACTTTGGCTTAGCATCAAGATGTTACACCCACTTCACATCTCCCATAAGGAGATATCCTGATCTAGCAATCCACAGGGTCCTTGCTGAATTTCTTGAAGAGGGATATATTTCACCTCAAAGAGAAAAAAGACTATCAGCCTGGTTAATAGAAGCAGCTATAAACTCAACGAGAAGAGAACTTATAGCTGATGAGGTAGAGGAAGAAGAAAAGAAATTTAGAAAATGTCTATACATGAAGGAAAGACTAGGAGAGATATTCGAAGGAATAATAAGCGGGGTAATCCCACAAGGAATATTTGTAGAACTTGATAATGGCGTTGAAGGATTCGTTCCATTGGAACTTATGCCTAAAGATAGGTACATAGTATCTGAGGAAAACTTTATGGTAATAGGAGCAAAGGCTAAAAGAGTTTATAGGATCGGAGATAAAGTAAAGGTCCAGGTAATTAAATCTGACCCATTAACAAGAAAGATAGACTTCTTACTTATAGAGTAA
- the guaA gene encoding glutamine-hydrolyzing GMP synthase, with product MIAILDFGSQYTKLIARRIRELGVFSEILPWDITLPDLLNKKPEGIIFSGGPASVLSPDAPAPEREILETGIPILGICYGMQIIAKMLGGAVSSGKEREYGKTEIKVLSESPLFKEIPERSFVWMSHGDSVTLPPPGFTITAEGEKTKIAAMENSQKRIYGLQFHPEVAHTDYGMKILDNFLTEICKARKNWNMENFLKKAIIEIKEKVGNERVLCALSGGVDSTVAATLVKEIIGDNLIAVFVNNGLLRKGEPEEVRSFFEERNFNLVYIDASENFLEKLKGVTDPEEKRRIIGHEFIKVFEEVASKQGKIKFLLQGTLYPDVIESGSGGKGAAKIKSHHNVGGLPEKLDFELLEPLKDLFKDEVRKLGKLLDIPEKILKRHPFPGPGLAVRVLGEVTKEKLNILRKADKIVQEEFRENGWYDKVWQAFAVLLPIKSVGVMGDERSYGYTIALRVVSSEDGMTADWVKLPYEILEKISNRITREVEGVNRVVYDITSKPPATIEWE from the coding sequence ATGATAGCCATTTTAGACTTCGGTTCCCAATATACAAAACTAATTGCAAGAAGAATAAGAGAGCTTGGTGTTTTCTCTGAGATACTTCCTTGGGATATAACTCTCCCCGATCTCTTAAATAAAAAACCAGAAGGGATAATATTTTCTGGAGGACCAGCAAGCGTTCTTAGCCCTGATGCTCCTGCTCCAGAAAGAGAAATATTAGAAACTGGAATACCAATTTTGGGTATATGCTACGGAATGCAAATCATAGCTAAAATGCTTGGAGGTGCAGTATCCTCAGGAAAAGAGAGGGAATACGGCAAAACAGAAATAAAGGTTTTAAGTGAATCCCCTTTATTCAAGGAAATTCCAGAAAGAAGCTTTGTTTGGATGAGTCACGGTGATAGTGTTACGCTACCCCCTCCAGGTTTTACAATCACAGCAGAGGGAGAAAAAACAAAAATAGCTGCCATGGAAAATTCTCAAAAAAGGATATACGGTCTTCAATTTCATCCAGAGGTAGCCCATACCGACTACGGAATGAAAATCCTTGACAATTTCTTAACGGAAATATGCAAAGCCAGGAAAAATTGGAACATGGAAAACTTTCTTAAAAAAGCCATAATAGAAATAAAAGAGAAAGTCGGAAACGAAAGGGTGCTCTGTGCGCTAAGTGGTGGGGTCGACTCTACAGTAGCAGCTACCTTAGTCAAAGAGATCATAGGAGACAACCTAATAGCAGTTTTTGTAAATAACGGATTGCTGAGAAAAGGGGAACCAGAAGAAGTAAGGAGCTTCTTTGAAGAAAGAAACTTTAACCTCGTATACATAGATGCAAGCGAAAATTTTTTAGAAAAACTTAAAGGGGTTACTGATCCTGAGGAAAAAAGAAGGATAATAGGACACGAATTTATAAAAGTATTTGAAGAGGTGGCCTCTAAACAGGGCAAAATAAAATTTCTGCTTCAGGGGACCTTATATCCTGATGTAATAGAAAGCGGAAGTGGAGGTAAAGGAGCCGCCAAGATAAAAAGCCATCACAATGTAGGAGGCCTACCAGAAAAACTTGACTTCGAGCTTCTAGAGCCCCTAAAGGACCTCTTTAAAGACGAAGTTAGAAAGCTTGGAAAACTTCTTGATATACCTGAAAAGATTCTTAAACGGCATCCTTTCCCAGGTCCAGGACTAGCTGTTAGGGTTTTAGGAGAAGTAACAAAAGAAAAGCTTAATATACTAAGAAAAGCAGATAAAATAGTTCAAGAGGAATTTAGAGAAAACGGTTGGTACGACAAAGTATGGCAGGCTTTTGCTGTTTTACTTCCTATAAAGAGCGTCGGAGTTATGGGAGACGAAAGAAGCTACGGTTATACCATAGCCTTAAGAGTTGTAAGTAGTGAAGATGGTATGACCGCCGATTGGGTTAAACTTCCTTACGAAATCCTTGAAAAGATTTCTAATAGAATCACTAGAGAGGTCGAAGGGGTAAACAGGGTTGTCTATGACATAACCTCAAAGCCACCTGCCACTATAGAATGGGAATAA
- a CDS encoding diguanylate cyclase, whose translation MDKLKLYRYLLIISVISLVISIAIVHYVGTKQITELFLQENREKLLSSARIVREFFEGNVSRLKLLASEMERMPVLTNNIRGILKAFYEGSHGTILAVQWIDREGSIKDGFPPEHTPYGYSFKSASSAWDFFKRVTESKDVVFSNSVTLLEGGFGITIAYPVRRDGEFVGALCLVVSYAKNLGPRLDGIKDLLIIDKNDERIVYSSTFTRFVGKAFKELFGKELPLFTDIEGSSYLSGDFQGKKVLVLFDKVSLLSRDWYVMLISYSPFLYSLGFIPGMRFSVLIIFLFSISTLLFAFLLLREFWIYKNKLEGERKFTGRALGSINMPLLIMDKAGRVSFANEFARELLGNDIDGKPCPFLSMYLSSCFYHGDLEKKGSIRQEFKLGENRTFEVGCFLIKEASGDVEGVMVLARDITENKKSEHRLWDLARRLERKIWEEHILFEVSKVVVVRRGKEDFIREVTDLIYAYFPTTLAFIAFLEEKWRALKVEKVKGAKREVKDLLILEKGLSKVVDMGEMLYVPDTRGAFSIGKSFGVETMSELVIPLMARGSTFGILFLGSDRVNAFPEEDRNILKAVADVIAIGIDNINLYQRLEDLAITDDLTGLYNRRFFYQRLSEEIARAVRQETNLILMFIDMDNFKAYNDAFGHLAGDKLLKMFGVVLKESIRKGMDYAFRYGGDEFAVILTSTSYDGALKVADRITREFERYEFEVVGLSFGVAEYEKGMTEDNIIAAADIALYEAKRKGGRKVVLYKSLTSSSSTTTKSSADSTYPSTSS comes from the coding sequence GTGGATAAACTCAAGCTTTATAGATACCTTTTGATCATAAGTGTTATTTCTTTAGTTATCTCTATAGCTATTGTACACTATGTAGGGACAAAACAAATAACCGAGCTTTTTTTACAGGAGAATCGTGAGAAGCTGTTATCCTCGGCAAGAATAGTTAGGGAGTTTTTTGAGGGAAACGTTTCTAGACTAAAGCTATTGGCCAGTGAGATGGAGAGAATGCCAGTTTTAACTAATAATATAAGAGGCATTCTTAAGGCTTTTTATGAGGGATCTCATGGAACTATTCTTGCTGTTCAATGGATAGACAGAGAAGGGAGCATTAAAGATGGTTTCCCCCCAGAGCATACTCCTTACGGTTACAGCTTTAAAAGCGCTAGTTCTGCTTGGGATTTTTTTAAAAGGGTTACGGAATCAAAAGATGTTGTTTTTTCAAACTCCGTAACGCTTTTAGAAGGAGGTTTTGGTATCACTATAGCTTATCCTGTAAGAAGGGATGGGGAATTTGTAGGTGCTTTATGTCTTGTTGTAAGTTATGCTAAAAATCTTGGGCCTCGTCTTGATGGGATTAAAGATCTTTTAATAATTGATAAGAATGACGAAAGAATAGTTTACTCTTCTACGTTTACTAGATTTGTTGGTAAAGCCTTTAAAGAGCTTTTTGGCAAAGAGTTACCCTTATTTACTGATATAGAAGGTTCTTCTTATTTAAGTGGAGATTTTCAGGGGAAAAAAGTTTTAGTCCTGTTTGATAAGGTTTCTCTTCTTTCAAGAGATTGGTATGTGATGCTTATTTCGTATAGCCCATTCTTATATTCTCTGGGTTTCATACCAGGAATGAGATTTTCAGTTTTAATAATCTTTTTATTTAGTATATCTACATTGCTTTTTGCCTTTCTTCTTCTGAGGGAGTTCTGGATATACAAAAATAAGCTTGAGGGGGAAAGGAAGTTTACGGGTAGAGCCCTTGGTAGTATAAATATGCCACTTCTGATAATGGATAAAGCAGGAAGGGTAAGTTTTGCAAATGAGTTTGCTCGAGAGCTTCTAGGTAATGATATTGATGGGAAACCATGCCCATTCTTATCCATGTATCTTTCTTCCTGTTTCTATCATGGAGATCTTGAGAAAAAGGGTAGTATAAGACAGGAGTTCAAACTTGGTGAAAATAGGACTTTCGAGGTAGGTTGTTTCCTTATTAAGGAGGCAAGCGGAGATGTTGAGGGGGTGATGGTTTTAGCGAGAGATATAACTGAAAATAAAAAGTCAGAGCACAGGCTATGGGATTTAGCACGAAGATTGGAAAGGAAAATCTGGGAAGAGCATATACTTTTTGAAGTTAGCAAGGTTGTGGTAGTTCGTAGGGGGAAGGAAGACTTTATTAGAGAGGTTACTGATTTGATTTATGCGTACTTCCCTACAACTTTGGCTTTTATAGCATTTCTTGAGGAAAAGTGGAGAGCTCTTAAGGTTGAAAAAGTTAAGGGTGCTAAGAGGGAAGTTAAGGATCTTCTTATATTAGAGAAGGGCCTTTCTAAGGTGGTAGATATGGGGGAGATGCTCTATGTGCCAGATACAAGAGGCGCATTTAGTATAGGGAAAAGCTTCGGTGTTGAAACTATGAGCGAGCTTGTTATTCCCTTGATGGCAAGGGGTTCGACCTTTGGAATCCTCTTTCTCGGTTCTGATCGAGTTAATGCTTTTCCTGAGGAGGATAGAAACATTTTGAAAGCAGTGGCTGATGTTATAGCTATTGGCATAGATAATATAAATCTTTATCAAAGGCTTGAGGATCTTGCAATTACTGATGATTTAACCGGACTTTATAACAGGAGATTCTTTTATCAAAGGCTTTCTGAGGAAATAGCTCGTGCAGTGAGACAGGAGACTAATTTAATACTGATGTTCATTGATATGGATAACTTTAAGGCCTATAATGACGCTTTTGGGCACCTGGCTGGGGATAAGCTTTTGAAGATGTTTGGTGTTGTTTTAAAGGAGAGCATAAGAAAAGGGATGGATTATGCCTTTAGATACGGAGGAGATGAATTTGCTGTTATACTTACTTCTACCTCTTATGATGGAGCTCTTAAGGTGGCTGATCGAATAACCAGGGAATTTGAACGCTATGAGTTTGAAGTCGTAGGGTTAAGTTTTGGTGTAGCTGAATACGAGAAGGGAATGACGGAAGATAATATTATAGCTGCTGCAGATATAGCGTTGTATGAAGCTAAAAGAAAAGGAGGAAGAAAAGTAGTTCTTTATAAGAGCTTAACCAGCTCTTCCTCCACCACCACCAAATCCTCTGCCGATTCCACCTATCCCTCCACTTCCTCCTAG
- a CDS encoding DUF2207 domain-containing protein, translating to MLLRYPFKMSFVKPLILTILILFLPLEGLAKNYYLKEANVEIKALESGLVKVTEKITYSFSGRFRFVERIIPLRDIFIENVSASVKGAAALFQKRVEQGKGIIITAYISEDPQNINKGVENKDITLIISYDIKGALKLFQDVAELFPKLWGEGWSKPLNLLKGEIELPKTISKEVKYWIHPKDYLKETRLEGNKLLLNFENIPSHQFIEIRLLMPKEWFVNAIFAKKYNYPALRKIEEIELSYERKSSLFMGLALLTAALSIFIPLVIYLKWGREPKVSYYAPYEHEPPYPDPPSFVNAIMMGKIGIPTLEGFIASILELIRKGFLEIENEKGSDIIIKIKKTNNEELNPPEKEILNFLKEELKNEGKGWKKLTEAWKNSTKFKDFFDLWKDIVTQELNPTRFFTATGSKLLKIYGSLAFFLGIILMAILTAGSQRMFYPKVWNLLMLSMGLLTISGIISFFLPEQVGGRWTPFGRVYSMRWKAFKRFLSDFSLLKMHPPTSIAIWDKYLVYATALGVAEETWKAMKFLIPRETIRESSFYPVWDFPTVWIGNLRSSLMDAYIVKTQDYTEKSIFSDFLGGSGGIGGIGRGFGGGGGRAG from the coding sequence TTGCTCCTAAGATATCCTTTTAAAATGAGCTTTGTGAAGCCCCTTATTTTAACTATTCTAATTTTATTTCTTCCGTTAGAAGGTCTAGCAAAAAACTACTACCTTAAAGAAGCCAATGTAGAAATAAAGGCCCTTGAAAGTGGATTAGTAAAAGTCACAGAAAAGATTACTTACAGCTTTTCAGGAAGATTCCGCTTTGTCGAAAGAATAATACCTCTGAGGGATATTTTCATAGAAAACGTTAGTGCAAGCGTCAAAGGAGCAGCAGCATTGTTTCAGAAAAGAGTTGAACAAGGAAAAGGTATTATTATTACTGCTTACATTAGCGAAGATCCACAAAATATAAATAAAGGTGTAGAAAATAAGGACATAACATTGATAATCTCATACGATATTAAAGGAGCCCTAAAGCTATTTCAAGACGTAGCTGAGTTATTCCCGAAGCTCTGGGGAGAAGGATGGAGCAAGCCTCTTAACTTACTTAAAGGTGAGATAGAACTACCAAAAACCATAAGTAAGGAAGTAAAATACTGGATTCATCCTAAAGACTATCTAAAGGAAACAAGGTTAGAAGGGAATAAACTTCTTCTAAATTTTGAAAATATACCATCACATCAATTTATAGAAATAAGACTTTTGATGCCTAAGGAATGGTTTGTAAACGCTATCTTCGCGAAAAAGTATAACTATCCTGCCTTAAGAAAGATAGAGGAAATAGAGCTATCCTATGAGAGAAAATCTTCTCTATTCATGGGATTAGCTCTATTAACAGCAGCTCTTTCAATATTTATACCTTTAGTTATATACTTAAAGTGGGGAAGGGAACCAAAGGTATCATACTATGCCCCTTACGAACACGAACCTCCCTATCCAGATCCACCATCTTTCGTTAACGCCATAATGATGGGTAAAATAGGAATTCCCACACTCGAGGGCTTTATAGCAAGCATACTTGAGCTTATAAGAAAGGGTTTTCTTGAAATAGAAAATGAAAAAGGAAGCGACATTATAATAAAAATTAAAAAGACTAATAACGAAGAATTAAATCCCCCAGAAAAGGAGATTCTAAATTTTCTTAAGGAAGAGCTAAAAAACGAAGGAAAGGGCTGGAAAAAGCTAACAGAAGCATGGAAAAACAGTACGAAGTTTAAAGACTTCTTCGATCTATGGAAAGATATCGTAACACAGGAGCTAAACCCAACAAGGTTTTTCACTGCCACAGGAAGCAAACTTCTTAAAATTTACGGAAGCTTAGCTTTCTTCTTAGGAATTATATTAATGGCAATTTTAACAGCAGGCTCTCAAAGAATGTTTTACCCTAAAGTATGGAATCTTCTAATGCTTTCGATGGGACTGTTAACTATAAGCGGAATAATTTCCTTCTTTCTACCTGAGCAAGTGGGTGGAAGATGGACACCTTTCGGAAGGGTTTATTCTATGAGATGGAAGGCTTTCAAAAGGTTTCTAAGTGACTTCAGCTTGCTCAAGATGCATCCCCCGACATCTATAGCTATATGGGATAAATACCTCGTATATGCTACAGCCTTGGGAGTAGCAGAAGAAACTTGGAAGGCCATGAAATTCCTTATTCCAAGAGAAACAATTCGTGAAAGCTCTTTCTACCCCGTTTGGGACTTTCCAACGGTTTGGATTGGAAACCTTCGCTCTTCCCTAATGGATGCTTATATAGTTAAAACCCAAGACTACACCGAAAAAAGTATTTTCTCCGACTTCCTAGGAGGAAGTGGAGGGATAGGTGGAATCGGCAGAGGATTTGGTGGTGGTGGAGGAAGAGCTGGTTAA
- a CDS encoding LemA family protein, translating to MGWIILVVLLLIAGIIVIYYNRFITLRNRVDNAWAQIEVQLKRRADLIPNLVETVKGYASHEKETFEKVTQARSAVLSAKTPKEFAQAEGELTTALKTLFAIAEAYPELKANSNFQELQKELAETENKIAYTRQFYNDTVLMYNNAIETFPGIIIARLFNFTKREFFKAEEGERIAPKISF from the coding sequence ATGGGATGGATTATATTGGTGGTTTTACTACTAATAGCAGGCATCATAGTTATCTATTACAATAGATTTATAACCTTAAGAAACAGAGTAGATAACGCATGGGCCCAAATAGAAGTCCAACTTAAAAGAAGAGCGGATCTTATACCAAACTTAGTAGAAACAGTGAAAGGTTACGCTTCTCACGAAAAAGAAACCTTTGAGAAAGTAACTCAAGCGAGAAGCGCAGTTCTAAGTGCAAAAACCCCAAAAGAATTCGCTCAAGCAGAAGGAGAGCTTACAACTGCCCTTAAAACTTTATTTGCTATTGCCGAAGCCTATCCTGAACTTAAAGCAAACTCAAACTTCCAGGAACTACAGAAAGAGCTTGCAGAAACAGAAAACAAAATAGCCTACACTCGCCAGTTTTATAACGATACGGTGTTAATGTACAATAATGCTATAGAAACCTTTCCGGGGATTATAATTGCAAGATTATTCAACTTCACAAAAAGAGAGTTTTTTAAAGCTGAAGAGGGTGAAAGAATTGCTCCTAAGATATCCTTTTAA
- a CDS encoding aspartate/glutamate racemase family protein: MSRRRVLLITPGEVNLDDILKSYDTISIEVKPLSEVPSVVEDTYGLAQVVSNILGVLKSISKLYDAIVISCFEDLGLDLPKKVGVPVISLSDVSLISGSLHGRRFSILAPNHYIASLIYRRILEKGLAPSLASIRVVRSASSDVFPFLLAEARKAIEEDCAEAIVLGYPAWRKFSEVLSKKISVPIIEPLSKALSLIEVILRKKEVEDAH, translated from the coding sequence TTGAGTAGAAGGAGGGTGCTTCTAATAACTCCTGGTGAGGTAAACTTGGATGACATTTTAAAAAGTTATGATACGATTTCAATTGAAGTTAAGCCCCTTTCAGAAGTTCCCTCCGTCGTAGAAGATACCTATGGGTTGGCTCAAGTGGTGTCAAATATCCTTGGCGTTCTGAAGAGCATTTCTAAGCTTTATGATGCTATAGTTATAAGCTGTTTTGAAGACCTTGGTTTGGACTTGCCTAAAAAAGTTGGTGTTCCTGTTATAAGCTTAAGTGATGTTTCTTTAATAAGCGGTTCTCTTCATGGTAGAAGGTTTAGTATTCTTGCTCCGAATCATTATATTGCTTCTCTTATATATAGGAGGATTCTTGAAAAGGGACTGGCTCCCTCTTTAGCTTCCATAAGGGTTGTTAGATCTGCAAGTAGCGATGTCTTTCCTTTTCTTCTTGCTGAAGCGAGAAAGGCTATAGAGGAGGATTGCGCGGAAGCGATAGTATTGGGTTATCCGGCATGGAGGAAATTTTCAGAGGTTTTGAGCAAAAAGATAAGTGTGCCTATTATAGAACCCTTATCGAAAGCTTTAAGTCTTATAGAGGTAATATTGAGGAAAAAGGAGGTAGAAGATGCTCACTAG